Proteins encoded in a region of the Schaalia hyovaginalis genome:
- a CDS encoding type IV toxin-antitoxin system AbiEi family antitoxin domain-containing protein codes for MGASNHVGAIARLSDSEGVFTTAQAKRMGIPRDALHDAVESGRLERIVRGAYRMVGSGSSFTDELAAIWKLTAPAKFSHERMRVPEWDGIAVGGSTASALLEIGDLHLSPYRIYASGRMNTRNPSASFARREVARNEVRFASGFPVTCPERTVFDLVVDDEELSLVADVLGDASRKFPDFDYGRLQRLLEGRYGERRGRGIHQGLMEDSGLLGKEAQT; via the coding sequence ATGGGTGCTTCGAATCACGTAGGGGCCATCGCGCGGCTCTCCGATTCCGAAGGCGTCTTCACCACGGCCCAGGCGAAGCGCATGGGCATCCCGCGCGACGCCCTGCACGACGCGGTCGAGTCCGGCCGCCTCGAGCGCATCGTGCGAGGCGCCTACCGGATGGTGGGGTCCGGCTCCTCCTTCACGGATGAACTGGCGGCGATATGGAAGCTCACCGCCCCGGCGAAGTTCTCCCACGAGAGGATGCGAGTCCCGGAGTGGGACGGCATCGCCGTTGGGGGCTCCACTGCCTCCGCCCTCCTCGAGATCGGAGACCTGCACCTCTCGCCGTATCGGATATACGCCTCCGGGAGGATGAATACGAGGAATCCGTCGGCGAGTTTTGCCAGGCGCGAGGTGGCGCGCAACGAGGTGAGGTTCGCATCGGGGTTCCCTGTGACGTGCCCCGAGCGCACTGTGTTCGACCTCGTCGTGGACGATGAGGAGCTCTCGCTGGTGGCGGATGTCCTGGGCGACGCTTCGAGGAAGTTCCCCGACTTCGACTACGGGAGACTCCAGAGGCTGCTCGAAGGTCGTTACGGTGAAAGGCGGGGGCGCGGGATTCACCAAGGCCTGATGGAGGACTCCGGACTTCTCGGGAAGGAGGCGCAAACATGA
- a CDS encoding putative ABC transporter permease, which produces MRTKPGTAAIRSWSRARRIAARTVFLLVALVSVVLVVYVALGIAAAQTPVRDPMTWIHIGVLALDAVGCVTIIVYDFVVATRSVKLLVRATLFAVIVALLIDVGRNGIELWQLYYLLQAALIIGFETATDDELRRGHRLRRPWERGGNPKRRGYIPLNFFNLFWVFLVASIVGLGIEVLWRLLTVGALESRAGLLWGPFSPIYGFGALLMTIALNRWWNSPKTVIVLVSALIGGAFEFAVSWWMEYSFGIIAWDYSKELLNIDGRTDLAHCLAWGLLGLVWIRLLLPDLLELVERIPLTWRAALTVATALFIIVDACMTLLVLDRWQAREAGAASTSAIDAFIDSHYDERFMQTRFETMTIGDKPASPLEVTGP; this is translated from the coding sequence GTGAGAACGAAACCGGGCACCGCCGCCATCCGCTCCTGGAGCAGAGCCCGCCGCATCGCTGCGAGGACCGTCTTCCTCCTCGTCGCCCTCGTCTCGGTCGTCCTCGTCGTCTACGTCGCCCTCGGCATCGCAGCCGCCCAGACCCCGGTGCGCGACCCCATGACCTGGATCCACATCGGCGTCCTCGCCCTCGACGCCGTCGGATGCGTCACCATCATCGTCTACGACTTCGTCGTCGCGACGAGGTCCGTGAAACTCCTCGTCCGCGCGACGCTCTTCGCCGTCATCGTCGCCCTCCTCATCGACGTCGGACGCAACGGCATCGAACTCTGGCAGCTCTACTACCTCCTCCAAGCGGCCCTCATCATCGGCTTCGAGACCGCGACGGACGACGAGCTGCGGCGGGGGCACCGCCTGAGGCGCCCCTGGGAAAGGGGAGGCAACCCGAAGCGAAGGGGCTACATCCCCCTCAACTTCTTCAACCTCTTCTGGGTCTTCCTCGTCGCCTCGATCGTCGGACTCGGCATCGAAGTCCTGTGGCGCCTCCTGACGGTCGGCGCGCTGGAGAGCCGGGCCGGACTCCTGTGGGGGCCGTTCTCGCCGATCTACGGATTCGGGGCGCTCCTCATGACGATCGCCCTCAACCGGTGGTGGAACTCCCCCAAGACCGTCATCGTCCTCGTATCGGCGCTGATCGGCGGCGCCTTCGAATTCGCGGTGAGCTGGTGGATGGAGTACTCCTTCGGCATCATCGCCTGGGACTACTCGAAGGAGCTCCTCAACATCGACGGGCGCACCGACCTCGCCCACTGCCTCGCCTGGGGGCTCCTCGGACTCGTCTGGATCCGCCTCCTCCTCCCGGACCTCCTCGAGCTCGTCGAACGGATCCCCCTCACATGGCGCGCCGCCCTCACCGTCGCCACGGCCCTGTTCATCATCGTCGACGCCTGCATGACGCTCCTCGTCCTCGACCGGTGGCAGGCTCGCGAAGCGGGGGCCGCATCGACCAGTGCGATCGACGCCTTCATCGACTCCCACTACGACGAGCGCTTCATGCAGACCCGATTCGAGACGATGACGATCGGGGACAAACCCGCATCCCCGCTCGAGGTCACCGGCCCCTGA
- a CDS encoding aldo/keto reductase, which yields MILNETFTLNNGVEIPKLALGTWLIDDASVAGAVRAAIGIGYRHIDTAQAYGNERGVGEAVRTSGVAREELFVVSKVAAEHKTYEEAAAGIERTLATTGLDYLDMMIIHSPQPWAEVNQSQDRHVEGNIAAYRALEDALGAGRLRAIGVSNFLEGDLRSILDACEVRPAVNQVLAHVGNVPFDLARFCADEGILVEAYSPIAHGEAARIEGIAQMAAKYGVTVAQLCIRYVLQLGMVALPKTRNPDRMRENAALDFEIAEQDMALLNAAGGLPDYGESSFFPVYGGKL from the coding sequence ATGATCCTCAACGAGACATTCACCTTGAACAATGGCGTCGAGATCCCCAAGCTCGCCCTCGGCACGTGGCTCATTGACGACGCCTCGGTCGCAGGCGCGGTCCGCGCGGCGATCGGGATCGGCTACCGCCACATCGACACCGCGCAGGCCTACGGGAACGAGCGCGGCGTCGGCGAGGCGGTCCGCACGAGCGGCGTCGCACGCGAGGAGCTCTTCGTCGTCTCGAAGGTCGCCGCCGAGCACAAGACTTACGAGGAGGCCGCGGCCGGGATCGAGCGCACGCTGGCGACGACGGGCCTGGACTACCTCGACATGATGATCATCCACTCGCCCCAGCCGTGGGCGGAGGTCAATCAGTCGCAGGACCGCCACGTCGAGGGGAATATCGCGGCCTATCGCGCTCTCGAGGACGCGCTTGGGGCGGGCAGGCTCCGCGCGATCGGCGTGTCGAACTTCCTCGAGGGCGATCTGCGCTCGATCCTGGACGCCTGCGAGGTGAGGCCCGCGGTCAATCAGGTGCTGGCGCACGTGGGCAATGTCCCCTTCGATCTCGCACGTTTCTGCGCCGATGAGGGGATCCTCGTCGAGGCCTACTCCCCCATCGCGCACGGCGAGGCCGCCCGGATCGAGGGGATCGCGCAGATGGCCGCGAAGTACGGCGTGACGGTCGCCCAGCTGTGCATCCGCTACGTCCTCCAGCTCGGCATGGTCGCGCTCCCGAAGACGAGGAACCCGGATCGCATGCGCGAGAACGCGGCGCTCGACTTCGAGATCGCCGAGCAGGACATGGCGCTCCTCAACGCCGCGGGCGGGCTGCCCGACTACGGTGAGAGCTCCTTCTTCCCCGTGTACGGCGGCAAGCTCTGA
- a CDS encoding carboxymuconolactone decarboxylase family protein, producing the protein MVAQTAGRDSLGDFAPQFAALNDDVLFGQAPPIRPEELDLKTRSIVTVTALVSKGVVNESLRYHLVTAKANGVSRSEIANILTRLAFYAG; encoded by the coding sequence ATGGTCGCGCAAACAGCCGGGCGCGATTCGCTCGGCGACTTCGCCCCGCAGTTCGCCGCCCTCAACGACGACGTCCTCTTCGGGCAGGCCCCGCCGATCCGCCCCGAGGAGCTCGACCTCAAGACCCGCTCGATCGTCACCGTCACCGCCCTCGTCTCCAAGGGCGTCGTCAACGAGTCGCTCCGCTACCACCTCGTCACGGCGAAGGCGAATGGCGTTTCCCGCTCCGAGATCGCGAACATCCTCACCCGCCTCGCCTTCTACGCGGGGTAG
- a CDS encoding ABC-2 transporter permease, which produces MKKVIMTDLAITKVQLSLTAAVCLVLGIFMTAAMDTPLVIGAPLAIFLPYTLSLRLWANDDQNGWGLFHLAMPQARRSLIIGRYLETLSAMCVSFLLGSLVSWTYGLVITPTLPSGSDLDSVFTIASPTALGIFVCAVSALIAGISVALSTPLFAAIGAKGAAAFVPMLTMFALAFLIGGGSSFAASSGFGDRLRAVLPAALATPSGLLLFLLGAFTLLTLALLALSCAIAVKLYERREF; this is translated from the coding sequence ATGAAGAAAGTAATCATGACGGATCTCGCCATCACGAAGGTGCAGCTGTCGCTGACCGCCGCCGTGTGCCTCGTCCTCGGAATCTTCATGACGGCGGCGATGGATACGCCCCTCGTCATCGGCGCACCGCTGGCGATCTTCCTCCCCTACACGCTCTCATTGAGGCTCTGGGCGAATGACGACCAGAACGGGTGGGGCCTCTTCCACCTCGCAATGCCTCAAGCGCGCCGCTCACTCATCATCGGCCGCTACCTCGAAACCCTGAGCGCGATGTGCGTCTCCTTCCTGCTCGGCTCGCTCGTCTCGTGGACCTACGGCCTTGTCATCACGCCGACACTCCCGTCCGGCTCCGATCTCGACTCGGTTTTCACCATCGCCTCCCCCACCGCTCTGGGGATCTTCGTCTGCGCCGTATCGGCACTGATCGCGGGCATCTCCGTAGCACTATCCACGCCCTTGTTCGCCGCGATCGGCGCGAAGGGCGCCGCCGCCTTCGTCCCGATGCTCACGATGTTCGCACTCGCATTCCTCATCGGCGGAGGCTCCTCCTTCGCCGCGTCCTCCGGCTTCGGCGATCGCCTCAGGGCCGTGCTCCCCGCCGCGCTTGCGACACCGAGCGGACTGCTGCTGTTCCTCCTCGGGGCGTTCACCCTGTTGACGCTCGCCCTCCTCGCGCTCTCCTGCGCCATCGCCGTGAAGCTCTACGAGAGACGGGAGTTCTGA
- a CDS encoding HAD family hydrolase, with product MIRAVIFDFDGLLVDSETLFHRVYAEILADYGHAFTRDDYSTGYAGRPVPAIARAFVADFGLPVSSEEVARRIHADEAVLRAEGVPLKPGARELLEHLKTHGYGIAVASSSLRSRAMSILEQHGLAGFFAASAFAEDISRGKPDPEVFLLAASRLGIDPSECLVLEDSTMGIEAAVKAGMRVICIPDMQAPDEEHRAMATAVADGLNDVIGFLFGPEGADRA from the coding sequence ATGATCCGCGCCGTCATCTTCGACTTCGACGGACTGCTGGTGGACTCGGAGACGCTTTTCCACCGCGTCTACGCCGAGATCCTCGCCGACTACGGGCACGCTTTCACCCGCGACGACTACTCGACCGGTTATGCGGGCAGGCCCGTTCCCGCGATCGCCCGGGCTTTCGTCGCCGATTTCGGGCTCCCAGTGTCCAGCGAGGAGGTCGCTCGGCGGATTCACGCCGACGAGGCCGTCCTCCGCGCCGAAGGCGTGCCCCTCAAGCCCGGCGCCCGCGAATTGCTGGAGCATCTCAAGACGCACGGCTATGGGATAGCAGTCGCCTCCTCGTCGCTAAGGTCCCGCGCGATGAGCATCCTCGAGCAGCACGGGCTCGCCGGCTTTTTCGCGGCGAGCGCCTTCGCCGAGGACATCTCCCGCGGCAAGCCCGACCCGGAGGTCTTCCTCCTCGCCGCGTCCCGCCTCGGCATCGATCCGAGCGAGTGCCTCGTGCTCGAGGATTCGACGATGGGGATCGAGGCGGCGGTCAAGGCGGGAATGCGGGTGATCTGCATTCCGGATATGCAGGCGCCGGACGAGGAGCACCGCGCGATGGCGACCGCCGTGGCCGACGGCCTCAATGACGTCATCGGATTCCTCTTTGGCCCCGAGGGCGCCGACAGGGCTTAG
- a CDS encoding GntR family transcriptional regulator, which translates to MDIIISNSSNKPIYEQIASRIRDAILSGELAPGQALPSIRALANDLKVSVITTKRAYADLEAAGFIDSVQGKGSFVTGGSLELQREEALRTLESRLAAIVEDGAALGLDAKDLHEMIDLLAADAR; encoded by the coding sequence ATGGACATCATCATCTCGAACTCGTCGAACAAGCCTATCTACGAGCAGATCGCGAGCCGGATCCGCGATGCGATCCTCTCGGGCGAACTCGCGCCCGGACAGGCGCTCCCCTCGATCCGGGCGCTCGCGAACGACCTCAAGGTCAGCGTGATCACGACGAAACGAGCCTACGCCGACCTTGAAGCAGCGGGCTTCATCGACTCCGTCCAGGGCAAGGGCAGCTTCGTCACCGGCGGCAGCCTCGAACTGCAACGGGAGGAGGCCCTGCGCACCCTCGAATCAAGGCTCGCCGCGATCGTCGAGGACGGGGCCGCCCTCGGACTCGACGCCAAGGACCTCCACGAGATGATCGATCTCCTCGCCGCAGATGCACGATGA
- a CDS encoding HD domain-containing protein — protein sequence MTGRALMGTGKTRLALQVRETADELARTGRVAEMGRYIQHGSVSTLEHVLRVADRALACSRKLGIRVSEDELIRGAILHDYYLYDWHDPNIKGHATKHPLRALKNAEEDFLLTDRERNIIAAHMWPLPPTRVPRCREAWLVCFADKWCSLEETLFMRGAARDKP from the coding sequence ATGACGGGACGGGCTCTCATGGGGACGGGGAAGACCCGTTTGGCGCTGCAAGTCAGGGAAACGGCCGATGAACTTGCGAGGACGGGGCGCGTCGCCGAGATGGGGCGTTACATCCAGCACGGAAGCGTTTCCACGCTTGAGCACGTCCTGAGGGTCGCCGACAGGGCTCTGGCCTGTTCGCGAAAACTGGGCATCCGGGTCAGCGAAGACGAGCTCATCCGGGGCGCCATTCTCCACGACTACTATCTCTACGACTGGCACGATCCCAACATCAAGGGGCATGCGACGAAGCATCCCCTGAGAGCGTTGAAGAACGCGGAGGAGGATTTCCTCCTCACCGATAGGGAGCGCAACATCATCGCCGCGCACATGTGGCCGCTCCCCCCGACCCGCGTCCCCCGGTGCCGGGAGGCGTGGCTGGTCTGTTTCGCGGACAAATGGTGCTCGCTCGAGGAGACGCTGTTCATGCGCGGCGCCGCCCGCGACAAGCCCTGA
- a CDS encoding DMT family transporter: protein MNDDRKRILIGVAAALVCEILFGLSYTFTKNAMKSADEIDLLGWRFLLAFASIVLLRALGLLRTSFRGKDPKPLLLICLLNPFLYFIGETFGIARTSASESGVFLACIPVTAIAASSVILGKRPSQRQVVGIITTLIGVVTAVLATGLQLTFSPSGYAILVLAVLAYSLYSVYVERAREFTGVEITFVMLAGGAASFGTILVVKHLRTGTLSEILTLPFADTGFGAAVVYQGIACSMIAFFAANTAIAKLGVNATSSFVGVSAVVAILAGVAVLGERVTLLQILGMGLILLGVYIANAARPKPFRRAAATVEP, encoded by the coding sequence ATGAACGACGACAGGAAGCGGATCCTCATCGGAGTCGCCGCCGCCCTCGTCTGCGAAATCCTCTTCGGCCTGTCCTACACCTTCACGAAGAACGCGATGAAGTCGGCTGACGAGATCGACCTCCTCGGCTGGAGATTCCTCCTCGCATTCGCCTCGATCGTCCTCCTGCGGGCCCTCGGCCTCCTGCGGACCAGCTTCCGGGGCAAGGACCCGAAACCCCTCCTCCTCATCTGCCTGCTCAACCCCTTCCTCTACTTCATCGGCGAGACCTTCGGGATCGCGCGGACGAGCGCCTCCGAATCAGGGGTCTTCCTCGCCTGCATCCCCGTCACCGCGATCGCCGCATCCTCCGTCATCCTCGGCAAACGCCCCTCCCAGCGCCAGGTCGTCGGGATCATCACGACCCTCATCGGAGTCGTCACCGCCGTCCTCGCGACAGGCCTCCAGCTCACCTTCTCGCCGAGCGGATACGCGATCCTCGTCCTCGCCGTCCTCGCCTACTCCCTCTACTCGGTCTACGTCGAGCGCGCCCGCGAGTTCACCGGCGTTGAAATCACCTTCGTCATGCTCGCCGGCGGCGCCGCATCCTTCGGAACGATCCTCGTCGTGAAGCACCTTCGGACGGGGACTCTCAGCGAGATCCTCACCCTGCCCTTCGCCGACACGGGCTTCGGCGCAGCCGTCGTCTACCAGGGGATCGCCTGCTCGATGATCGCCTTCTTCGCGGCGAACACGGCGATCGCCAAGCTCGGCGTCAACGCGACCTCCTCCTTCGTCGGCGTCTCCGCCGTCGTCGCGATCCTCGCCGGCGTCGCCGTCCTCGGCGAACGCGTCACCCTCCTCCAGATCCTCGGCATGGGACTCATCCTCCTCGGCGTCTACATCGCGAACGCCGCACGGCCCAAGCCTTTTCGGCGCGCGGCCGCTACCGTAGAACCGTGA
- a CDS encoding HsmA family protein, translated as MTPMLGAAIAAITTALLLYTIGVFGEQRAGVLTGRHLGFFWAGFAFDSIGTSIMGRIASADDGAGSGLHAATGAIPLVLMAVHAVWASIVLACKDQRRLAQFHTLSRIVWLFWLIPYLIGMLLGIPGLSLSDAGVTLLAASLVAALALVLELTGRRTREGAPILAVRRENLLVVAGIVWIIAGLNVVNIGLRAAAELGGAQLPVIALLLIGGLAVFTAFHAMFGRIVKKNAARIRALAGEAASPLRFLDAKGYLIMVVMMGGGIGLRVVGLIPAWFVSFFYTGLGTALALTGAGFLMHRRRGAGWTYHSFGRAQAPAA; from the coding sequence ATGACCCCCATGCTGGGGGCGGCCATCGCCGCCATCACCACAGCCCTCCTCCTCTACACGATCGGGGTCTTCGGCGAACAGCGCGCCGGAGTCCTCACCGGACGCCACCTCGGCTTCTTCTGGGCGGGCTTCGCCTTCGACTCGATCGGCACCTCGATCATGGGGCGAATCGCCTCAGCCGATGACGGCGCCGGCTCCGGCCTCCACGCGGCGACCGGCGCGATCCCCCTCGTCCTCATGGCGGTCCACGCGGTGTGGGCGAGCATCGTCCTCGCCTGCAAGGATCAGCGCCGTCTCGCCCAGTTCCACACCCTCTCGCGCATCGTCTGGCTCTTCTGGCTCATCCCGTACCTCATCGGGATGCTCCTCGGCATCCCGGGGCTGAGCCTGTCCGACGCAGGGGTGACGCTCCTCGCCGCAAGCCTCGTCGCGGCTCTCGCCCTCGTCCTCGAACTGACCGGCCGTCGGACCCGCGAAGGCGCGCCGATCCTCGCCGTGCGGCGCGAGAACCTGCTCGTCGTCGCCGGAATCGTGTGGATCATCGCAGGCCTCAACGTCGTCAACATCGGCCTTCGCGCGGCCGCCGAACTCGGCGGCGCTCAGCTCCCCGTCATCGCCCTCCTCCTGATCGGCGGGCTCGCGGTCTTCACGGCCTTCCACGCGATGTTCGGCCGCATCGTCAAGAAGAACGCCGCGCGGATCCGCGCTCTCGCGGGAGAGGCGGCCAGCCCGCTGCGCTTCCTCGACGCGAAGGGGTACCTCATCATGGTGGTCATGATGGGTGGAGGAATCGGGCTGCGCGTCGTCGGCCTCATCCCCGCCTGGTTCGTCTCCTTCTTCTACACGGGCCTGGGCACTGCGCTCGCCCTGACGGGCGCCGGGTTCCTCATGCACCGCCGCAGGGGAGCGGGCTGGACCTACCACTCCTTCGGCCGCGCTCAAGCGCCCGCCGCCTGA
- a CDS encoding putative ABC transporter permease, producing MSLSAYIVWFMLASIAGWLFESAYSIVRNGRWERRGFLFGPLCPIYGFGVVAGLLLFGRPGALMADFPAWAVFLVSMGGSAVLEYGVSVALERLFGAVWWDYSDLPANLNGRICLPASLLFGAAGVFIASVLAPLLNEAAMRISPGAFEVIALVSVALVACDTTATVIILSDLKEKIVGIDESANGYASMRVEQAVGAVRSVSDRLNGGVRKIIGRQGGLDYVVAQLSGRQLRILVQLRRFRSEGVREKVDTIRRAVQDRGEE from the coding sequence ATGAGTCTGAGCGCATACATCGTCTGGTTCATGCTCGCCTCGATCGCCGGATGGCTCTTCGAGTCCGCCTACAGCATCGTGCGCAACGGCCGATGGGAGCGGCGCGGATTCCTCTTCGGCCCCCTGTGCCCGATATACGGCTTCGGCGTCGTCGCCGGGCTCCTGCTCTTCGGCAGGCCCGGAGCACTGATGGCGGATTTTCCCGCCTGGGCCGTCTTCCTCGTCAGTATGGGAGGAAGCGCCGTCCTCGAATACGGCGTCTCGGTCGCCCTCGAGCGGCTGTTCGGAGCCGTGTGGTGGGACTACTCGGACCTGCCCGCGAACCTCAACGGTCGTATCTGCCTGCCCGCATCGCTTCTGTTCGGCGCCGCAGGGGTCTTCATCGCCTCCGTCCTCGCGCCGCTGCTCAACGAGGCCGCGATGCGCATCAGCCCAGGTGCATTCGAGGTTATTGCGCTGGTGTCGGTCGCCCTGGTGGCGTGCGATACGACGGCGACGGTCATCATTCTCAGCGACCTCAAGGAGAAGATCGTCGGAATCGATGAATCCGCGAACGGATATGCGAGCATGCGCGTCGAACAGGCGGTCGGCGCCGTACGCTCGGTATCGGATCGCCTGAACGGCGGTGTCAGGAAGATCATCGGACGGCAGGGCGGACTTGATTACGTCGTCGCCCAATTGAGCGGACGGCAGTTGCGCATTCTGGTGCAACTGCGCAGATTCCGCTCGGAGGGCGTACGGGAGAAAGTCGATACCATCCGTCGCGCCGTTCAGGATCGAGGAGAAGAATGA
- a CDS encoding CorA family divalent cation transporter — MHYLIRERLEACEIDEIPGSGSPFVAVLTPQEWAAGQDAYDMGIEFDPDITAALDTQASANYDAITGTIFIPDRADPDLPETRFAFALDEKGVVFIDADRNAAALVTAIAQTKRWRKPGLERFLADFLSQIIKGDPQVLREYERELDAMEAAIMEDRAGDAPQRINHMRSELRDLDDHYDHLMDLITLFEENENGFFAEEDIRYFRTVYSRLDKLRDQSSSLRDQALQMRDLYKMHLDIEQNHIMTVLTVVTVIFAPLTLIAGWYGMNFADMPELSSAWGYPAVIALSALVAVGSLFYFKKRKWL, encoded by the coding sequence ATGCATTACCTCATCCGCGAAAGACTCGAAGCGTGCGAGATCGATGAGATCCCCGGTTCCGGGTCGCCTTTTGTCGCCGTCCTCACCCCGCAGGAGTGGGCCGCCGGACAGGACGCCTACGACATGGGGATCGAGTTCGACCCGGACATCACGGCCGCCCTCGACACCCAGGCGAGCGCGAACTACGACGCGATCACGGGGACGATCTTCATCCCCGACCGGGCCGACCCCGACCTCCCGGAGACCCGTTTCGCCTTCGCGCTCGATGAGAAGGGCGTCGTCTTCATCGACGCCGATCGCAACGCCGCCGCCCTCGTCACGGCGATCGCCCAGACGAAGCGGTGGAGGAAGCCCGGGCTCGAGCGCTTCCTCGCCGACTTCCTCTCCCAGATCATCAAGGGCGATCCGCAGGTCCTGCGCGAATACGAGCGCGAGCTCGACGCGATGGAGGCTGCGATCATGGAGGACCGGGCCGGGGACGCGCCGCAGCGGATCAACCACATGCGATCCGAGCTGCGCGACCTCGACGATCACTACGACCACCTCATGGATCTCATCACCCTCTTCGAGGAGAACGAGAACGGCTTCTTCGCCGAGGAGGACATCCGCTACTTCCGGACCGTGTACTCGCGCCTGGACAAGCTCCGCGACCAGTCGTCGTCCCTGCGCGACCAGGCGCTCCAGATGCGCGACCTCTACAAGATGCACCTCGACATCGAGCAGAACCACATCATGACGGTCCTCACCGTCGTGACCGTGATCTTCGCGCCGCTCACGCTCATCGCGGGCTGGTACGGCATGAACTTCGCGGACATGCCCGAGCTCTCCTCGGCCTGGGGCTACCCCGCGGTCATCGCGTTGTCGGCGCTGGTCGCGGTCGGTTCGCTCTTCTACTTCAAGAAGCGGAAGTGGCTGTAG
- a CDS encoding ABC transporter ATP-binding protein has translation MSDILRVTGLKKTYPGFTLDGVNLNVEAGTIAGFVGRNGAGKTTTIKTILGLTSPDEGEIRVFGEDPRSSENVRTRLLERIGVVLDTCPFPEQLRVRALGPIGRTNYPRWNDALFARHLDAFSLDPKKRIKDLSRGMGMKLQIAFALAHEPDLLICDEATAGLDPMARAETIDILLDFVAEGERAILLSTHITSDLDACADTVTCIDAGRAVFSLTKEEITGLAGVAICSSTDLEALRAESALDDAVAIVPGAYSTEVLVRDRFAFAERFGRIALEPATVEKYMLMTLGGRR, from the coding sequence ATGAGCGACATTCTGAGGGTCACCGGCCTGAAGAAGACCTACCCCGGTTTCACCCTCGACGGCGTGAACCTGAACGTCGAAGCGGGCACGATCGCCGGATTCGTCGGGCGCAACGGCGCCGGGAAGACGACGACGATCAAAACGATCCTCGGTCTCACCTCCCCCGACGAGGGCGAGATCAGAGTCTTCGGCGAAGACCCCCGCTCAAGTGAGAATGTGCGGACTCGCCTCCTCGAAAGGATCGGAGTCGTCCTCGACACCTGCCCCTTCCCCGAGCAGCTCCGGGTACGCGCCCTCGGCCCGATCGGCCGGACGAACTACCCGCGATGGAACGACGCACTCTTCGCGCGCCACCTCGACGCCTTCAGCCTCGACCCGAAGAAGAGGATCAAGGACCTTTCGCGCGGCATGGGCATGAAGCTCCAGATCGCCTTCGCCCTGGCCCACGAACCCGACCTCCTCATCTGCGACGAGGCGACCGCCGGCCTCGACCCGATGGCCCGCGCTGAGACGATCGACATCCTCCTCGATTTCGTCGCCGAGGGCGAGCGCGCCATCCTGCTGTCCACGCACATCACGAGCGACCTCGACGCCTGCGCCGACACGGTCACCTGCATCGACGCGGGCCGCGCGGTCTTCTCTTTGACCAAGGAGGAGATCACGGGACTGGCCGGCGTCGCCATCTGCTCGAGCACCGACCTCGAGGCGCTTCGCGCCGAGTCCGCCCTCGACGATGCGGTGGCTATCGTCCCCGGCGCCTACAGCACCGAAGTCCTCGTCCGCGACCGTTTCGCATTCGCTGAGCGCTTCGGCCGGATCGCACTCGAGCCCGCAACGGTGGAGAAGTACATGCTCATGACTCTGGGAGGTCGGCGATGA
- a CDS encoding TetR/AcrR family transcriptional regulator — protein MPKQVIDKPRLIDAAYTIAEEEGLSALSIRKLAAACSISIGSVYTYFPTKADLVFAVVERFFARSIVEDFCRAEPDEGFVRFIRRFKTAMDELMGEYASTWLTEIQTLPRDERERGREAALARLGHMRHGLVQVLRTDPRIAPGVLVGPLDPEALASFVTDRLIAALRDKEDLDTLFALLERALYSAHPSE, from the coding sequence ATGCCGAAGCAGGTCATCGATAAGCCCCGACTCATCGACGCCGCCTACACCATTGCGGAAGAAGAAGGGCTCAGCGCCCTGTCCATCCGCAAGCTCGCCGCAGCATGCTCGATCTCCATCGGCTCGGTCTACACCTACTTCCCGACGAAGGCCGACCTCGTCTTCGCCGTCGTCGAACGCTTCTTCGCGCGGAGCATCGTCGAGGACTTCTGCCGCGCCGAACCCGACGAGGGCTTCGTCCGCTTCATCCGTCGTTTCAAAACGGCGATGGATGAACTCATGGGGGAGTACGCCTCGACCTGGCTCACCGAGATCCAAACACTGCCGCGAGACGAGCGCGAACGCGGCCGAGAGGCCGCCCTCGCCCGACTCGGGCACATGCGCCACGGACTCGTCCAGGTCCTGCGCACCGACCCGCGGATCGCCCCCGGCGTGCTCGTCGGTCCGCTCGACCCCGAAGCCCTCGCCTCCTTCGTCACCGACCGGCTCATCGCCGCGCTTCGCGACAAGGAAGACCTCGACACCCTCTTCGCCCTCCTGGAGCGCGCGCTCTACAGCGCCCATCCGAGCGAATGA